The following coding sequences are from one Rathayibacter sp. VKM Ac-2760 window:
- a CDS encoding metal-dependent hydrolase → MGRSHAVSGALAWSVVTTVPALAAPLGLAGLPLDLRLVGLGVAAGWALVPDADHARATVSRSAPGASLLTATAGRISGGHRHGMHSLLAVAVVWYLIPLLVALRFPVPLVGPVSLAAVLTLPALAFAAKAVRAAPSWPIAWAGATVVTVLLVTLADGTWAWLQVAATLGYLVHVAGDALTTEGINWLWPLRIRSPRWVRRTPLLRRLWTSGGYAAIPVLGSAGSWRETILYWLMSAATIVLTASLLAAELL, encoded by the coding sequence ATGGGACGCTCGCACGCCGTCTCCGGCGCGCTCGCCTGGTCCGTCGTCACGACCGTCCCGGCTCTCGCCGCGCCGCTCGGTCTCGCCGGTCTCCCGCTCGATCTCCGGCTCGTCGGCCTGGGCGTCGCCGCCGGCTGGGCGCTCGTGCCGGACGCCGACCACGCCCGCGCGACCGTCTCGCGCTCGGCCCCTGGCGCCTCGCTGCTCACCGCGACCGCCGGCCGCATCAGCGGCGGGCACCGGCACGGGATGCACTCGCTGCTCGCCGTCGCCGTCGTCTGGTACCTGATCCCGCTCCTGGTCGCCCTGCGCTTCCCGGTGCCGCTCGTCGGCCCCGTCTCGCTGGCCGCCGTGCTCACGCTGCCCGCCCTCGCCTTCGCCGCGAAGGCTGTGCGGGCCGCGCCGTCCTGGCCGATCGCCTGGGCCGGAGCGACGGTGGTCACCGTGCTGCTCGTCACCCTCGCCGACGGCACCTGGGCCTGGCTGCAGGTCGCCGCGACCCTCGGCTACCTCGTCCACGTCGCCGGGGACGCGCTCACCACCGAGGGGATCAACTGGCTCTGGCCGCTCCGGATCCGCTCGCCGCGCTGGGTGCGCCGGACGCCGCTCCTGCGCCGGCTCTGGACGTCCGGCGGGTACGCGGCGATCCCGGTGCTCGGCTCGGCCGGCTCGTGGCGCGAGACGATCCTCTACTGGCTGATGTCGGCCGCGACGATCGTGCTCACGGCGTCGCTGCTCGCCGCCGAGCTCCTCTGA
- a CDS encoding GNAT family N-acetyltransferase produces MSASTAVGHGTVLRLATREDGPALAAAYRRNRRRLAPWEPLRSARFFEAGGQTDALADALHAHRSGALLPLVLECGDELVGRLTLSNVVRGAFDSADLGYWIDAELEGRGVMTRAVGATLGLARDELRLHRVQAGTLLHNRGSQTVLERNGFERIGVARRYLRIAGEWQDHLLFQVLLEDVPPAPLAPPQAAPMRLV; encoded by the coding sequence ATGTCAGCCTCGACCGCCGTCGGCCACGGCACCGTCCTCCGCCTGGCCACTCGCGAGGACGGGCCCGCGCTCGCGGCCGCCTACCGCCGCAACAGGCGACGTCTCGCGCCGTGGGAGCCGCTGCGCTCCGCCCGCTTCTTCGAGGCCGGCGGGCAGACCGACGCACTCGCCGACGCGCTGCACGCGCACCGGTCGGGGGCGCTGCTGCCGCTCGTGCTCGAGTGCGGCGACGAGCTGGTCGGTCGGCTCACGCTCTCGAACGTGGTGCGCGGCGCCTTCGACAGCGCCGATCTCGGCTACTGGATCGACGCCGAGCTGGAGGGCCGCGGGGTGATGACCCGCGCGGTCGGTGCGACGCTCGGCCTCGCCCGCGACGAGCTCCGGCTGCACCGGGTGCAGGCGGGGACGCTGCTGCACAACCGCGGCTCCCAGACGGTGCTGGAGCGCAACGGCTTCGAGCGGATCGGGGTCGCCCGCCGCTACCTCCGGATCGCGGGGGAGTGGCAGGACCACCTGCTCTTCCAGGTGCTGCTCGAGGACGTGCCGCCTGCGCCGCTCGCGCCGCCGCAGGCCGCTCCGATGCGGCTCGTCTAG
- the folP gene encoding dihydropteroate synthase — MTRRIGGREFDFDQEVAVMAVVNRTPDSFYDRGSTFALDRAVEAAVRAAEQGADWVDIGGVPFGRGPAVSEQEELDRVVPVVAGIRERSDVVISVDTTRAEVARSSIAEGASVVNDTSGLHDPGMLAVLAGSSAQLVVTHSLGAPRSEPVAPQYDDVVADVIEHLRVRVERARAAGIPDDRLIVDPGHDLNKNTLHTLELTRRLGELSVLGLPVLAAVSNKDFIGETLDRPQGERLEGSLAAAVICILNGARIVRMHDVRQAVDAVRLTEAVLGWRAPAYLRHNVAVDGAAADGSAVTGTAVDGAAAAGA, encoded by the coding sequence ATGACGCGCAGGATCGGTGGACGCGAGTTCGACTTCGACCAGGAGGTCGCGGTGATGGCGGTCGTGAACCGCACCCCCGACTCCTTCTACGACAGGGGCTCCACCTTCGCGCTCGACCGGGCCGTCGAGGCCGCCGTGCGGGCCGCCGAGCAGGGCGCCGACTGGGTCGACATCGGCGGAGTGCCGTTCGGCCGCGGTCCCGCCGTCTCGGAGCAGGAGGAGCTCGACCGCGTCGTGCCGGTCGTCGCGGGGATCCGCGAGCGCAGCGACGTGGTGATCTCGGTCGACACGACGCGCGCCGAGGTGGCCCGCTCGAGCATCGCCGAGGGCGCCTCCGTCGTCAACGACACCAGCGGGCTGCACGACCCGGGGATGCTCGCGGTGCTGGCCGGCTCGTCCGCGCAGCTCGTCGTCACGCACAGCCTGGGCGCGCCGCGGAGCGAGCCGGTGGCGCCGCAGTACGACGACGTGGTGGCGGACGTGATCGAGCATCTGCGGGTCCGGGTCGAGCGCGCGCGGGCGGCGGGGATCCCGGACGACCGGCTGATCGTCGATCCGGGCCACGATCTGAACAAGAACACGCTGCACACGCTGGAGCTGACCCGGCGGCTCGGCGAGCTGTCGGTGCTCGGGCTGCCCGTGCTGGCGGCGGTGTCGAACAAGGACTTCATCGGCGAGACGCTCGACCGGCCGCAGGGGGAGCGGCTGGAGGGCTCGCTCGCGGCGGCGGTGATCTGCATCCTGAACGGGGCGCGGATCGTGCGGATGCACGACGTGCGCCAGGCGGTGGACGCGGTGCGGCTGACGGAGGCGGTGCTCGGCTGGCGGGCGCCCGCGTATCTGCGGCACAACGTCGCGGTGGACGGCGCTGCAGCAGACGGCTCTGCGGTCACCGGCACTGCGGTCGACGGCGCTGCGGCGGCCGGGGCGTGA
- a CDS encoding pyrimidine reductase family protein encodes MSAAIDRLRPAPARDLDDAALLVAYAEGAAERWLRVNFVSSIDGAVTHDGVSGALGGDADLRVFDLLRRLADVVLVAAGTVRAEGYGPMVLGDDAAAARVAQGLPPHPVFAVVSGSLDLDPASRLFTEAPVRPIVVTTAAAPERRRAALAEVADVLVCGADALDPGAMRAQLAERGLGRIHCEGGPGLLGTLLAADAVDELCLTLSPSLEAGDAGRIARGESPARAMRLAHVLAAGDTLLLRYLRDPPREMPLVIPTRRGKSAQVASRGREGEA; translated from the coding sequence GTGAGCGCCGCGATCGACCGGCTGCGGCCGGCGCCCGCGCGGGACCTCGACGATGCGGCGCTCCTCGTGGCCTACGCGGAGGGTGCGGCGGAGCGCTGGCTGCGGGTGAACTTCGTCTCGAGCATCGACGGCGCTGTCACCCACGACGGGGTGTCGGGCGCGCTGGGCGGCGACGCGGATCTGCGGGTCTTCGACCTGCTCCGACGGCTGGCGGACGTGGTGCTCGTCGCCGCGGGGACGGTGCGCGCGGAGGGCTACGGGCCGATGGTGCTCGGGGACGACGCGGCGGCGGCGCGGGTGGCGCAGGGGCTGCCGCCGCATCCGGTCTTCGCCGTGGTGTCGGGGTCGCTGGATCTCGATCCGGCGTCGCGGCTGTTCACCGAGGCGCCGGTGCGGCCGATCGTGGTGACGACCGCGGCCGCGCCGGAGCGGCGGCGCGCGGCGCTGGCCGAGGTGGCGGACGTGCTGGTCTGCGGTGCCGACGCGCTCGACCCGGGCGCGATGCGCGCGCAGCTCGCCGAGCGCGGGCTCGGCCGGATCCACTGCGAGGGCGGGCCGGGACTACTCGGCACGCTGCTCGCCGCCGACGCGGTCGATGAGCTGTGCCTGACCCTCAGCCCGTCGCTCGAGGCGGGCGACGCCGGCCGCATCGCCCGCGGCGAGTCGCCCGCGCGTGCGATGCGCCTGGCCCACGTGCTCGCCGCCGGCGACACCCTCCTGCTCCGCTACCTGCGCGACCCGCCCCGCGAGATGCCACTTGTGATCCCGACACGCCGAGGAAAGAGCGCACAAGTGGCATCTCGCGGAAGGGAAGGGGAGGCGTGA
- a CDS encoding aminoglycoside 3'-phosphotransferase, translated as MSGPDLQRQTSLEGVRVPAVAVALNGGAAPELVWRNQLDGLTFRVRDGFLKWNPRTTGVDLGREAARLEWLAGRHPVPRLLERGEDDEAQWLLTAPLTGTSAVAPEWLARPEEAVRAIAGALRALHALPVADVPAALRGDSWFDRRPSALGEAPAVLAPVVVHGDACAPNTLIGADGRWSASVDVGDLGVGDRWADLAVAAVSLGWNYGEGWAPLLLREYGIDPDEERAAYFRALWAAES; from the coding sequence GTGAGCGGGCCGGACCTGCAGCGGCAGACGTCGCTCGAGGGGGTGCGCGTGCCGGCGGTGGCGGTCGCGTTGAACGGCGGGGCGGCGCCCGAGCTGGTGTGGCGGAACCAGCTGGACGGGCTGACGTTCCGGGTGCGGGACGGGTTCCTCAAGTGGAATCCGCGGACGACCGGGGTGGATCTCGGGCGGGAGGCGGCGCGGCTGGAGTGGCTGGCCGGGCGGCATCCGGTGCCGCGGCTCCTGGAGCGGGGCGAGGACGACGAGGCGCAGTGGCTGCTGACCGCGCCGCTCACGGGCACGAGCGCGGTGGCGCCGGAGTGGCTCGCGCGGCCGGAGGAGGCGGTGCGGGCGATCGCCGGGGCGCTCCGGGCGCTGCACGCGCTGCCGGTCGCGGACGTGCCCGCGGCGCTGCGGGGGGACTCGTGGTTCGACCGGCGGCCGAGTGCACTCGGCGAGGCGCCGGCCGTGCTCGCGCCCGTCGTCGTGCACGGCGACGCCTGCGCGCCGAACACGCTGATCGGCGCGGACGGGCGCTGGAGCGCCTCCGTCGACGTGGGCGACCTCGGGGTGGGCGACCGCTGGGCGGATCTCGCGGTGGCGGCGGTGAGCCTCGGCTGGAACTACGGCGAGGGCTGGGCGCCGCTCCTGCTCCGGGAGTACGGGATCGACCCCGACGAGGAGCGCGCGGCGTACTTCCGCGCGCTCTGGGCCGCGGAGTCCTGA
- a CDS encoding YihY/virulence factor BrkB family protein, which yields MAEKSTTREKTAPDPDDARKPDDITDITKRSWLYVLKKTGREFGADQCTDLAAALTYYAVLALFPALLAIVSVLGLFGQAQATTQTVLDLVGNLASAEVVDLLRDPIQSLVNSPAAGVAFVTGLLGALWSASGYVGAFGRAMNRVYQIDEGRPFWKLRPTMLGVTVVTVVLIVVAALILVLSGPVASAVGDVVGLGPAALTVWNIAKWPVLIVIAVLTVAILYYWAPNIRQPKFRWISGGALVALAIWLLASVGFAFYVANFSNYNKTYGSLGGVIVFLLWIWITNIALLFGAEFDAELERGRQLQAGIEAEETIQLPPRDTAASEKKAAVHEKDVRDGTWLRLASENRGQEGTSQDDDAAKESAKESARD from the coding sequence ATGGCCGAGAAGAGCACGACCCGCGAGAAGACCGCGCCCGATCCGGACGACGCGCGCAAGCCCGACGACATCACCGACATCACCAAGCGCTCCTGGCTCTACGTGCTCAAGAAGACCGGCCGCGAGTTCGGCGCCGACCAGTGCACCGACCTCGCCGCCGCGCTCACCTACTACGCCGTGCTCGCGCTGTTCCCAGCGCTGCTGGCGATCGTCTCGGTGCTCGGCCTCTTCGGCCAGGCGCAGGCGACCACGCAGACGGTCCTCGACCTGGTCGGCAATCTCGCCTCCGCCGAGGTCGTCGACCTGCTGCGCGACCCGATCCAGTCGCTGGTGAACTCCCCGGCTGCCGGCGTCGCCTTCGTCACCGGTCTCCTCGGCGCGCTCTGGTCGGCCTCCGGCTACGTCGGCGCCTTCGGCCGCGCGATGAACCGCGTCTACCAGATCGACGAGGGCCGCCCGTTCTGGAAGCTGCGCCCGACCATGCTCGGCGTCACGGTCGTCACCGTGGTCCTCATCGTCGTCGCCGCCCTCATCCTGGTGCTGAGCGGCCCGGTCGCCAGTGCCGTCGGCGACGTCGTGGGGCTCGGCCCAGCCGCGCTGACCGTCTGGAACATCGCCAAGTGGCCGGTGCTGATCGTCATCGCGGTGCTCACGGTCGCGATCCTCTACTACTGGGCGCCGAACATCCGCCAGCCGAAGTTCCGCTGGATCAGCGGCGGCGCGCTGGTCGCGCTCGCGATCTGGCTGCTCGCCTCGGTCGGCTTCGCGTTCTACGTCGCCAACTTCTCCAACTACAACAAGACCTACGGCTCCCTCGGCGGCGTGATCGTCTTCCTGCTCTGGATCTGGATCACCAACATCGCCCTGCTCTTCGGCGCCGAGTTCGACGCCGAGCTGGAGCGCGGTCGCCAGCTGCAGGCCGGCATCGAGGCGGAGGAGACCATCCAGCTCCCGCCGCGCGACACCGCCGCGAGCGAGAAGAAGGCCGCGGTGCACGAGAAGGACGTCCGCGACGGCACCTGGCTGCGCCTGGCCAGCGAGAACCGCGGGCAGGAGGGCACCTCGCAGGACGACGACGCGGCGAAGGAGTCCGCGAAGGAGTCCGCGCGGGACTGA
- a CDS encoding MFS transporter encodes MGRRSASWLLVVAVALVALVLRGPIVAVAPVIDAIRGDLELSSGQAGVLTSIPVLCFALATPFALLVIRRAGPDAAVTVTVLGVALGTILRSAGDVVLVVAGTVLLGVFITIGNVVVPVVIRRDVAPERVDLTTGVYTAALNIGSTITSLGTAPLALVLGWRGALLAWLVLNVLALAGWLLARGPAQALRPAPRPPAVRGPQEPAPRIWRSLTVLALAVCFASQAFSYYGVTAWLPSFLVDRNGFSIEAAGASSSVFQIAAIIGAIGVPLVVRRLRPLGSLALVGLLWCTVPIGLLLAPSLWALWCLLGGAAQGGGITVVFVLLVRLSRSDRHASRLSATVQGLGYAVAATAPTVLGLAHDATGDWSAPLLIVLAATCSFLAFGVLAASRQGRSA; translated from the coding sequence GTGGGGAGGCGGAGCGCCTCCTGGCTCCTCGTCGTCGCGGTCGCGCTCGTCGCGCTGGTGCTGCGCGGCCCGATCGTGGCGGTCGCCCCGGTCATCGACGCGATCCGCGGCGACCTCGAGCTCTCCTCCGGCCAGGCCGGCGTGCTCACGAGCATCCCGGTGCTCTGCTTCGCCCTGGCGACCCCGTTCGCCCTGCTGGTGATCCGCCGGGCCGGGCCGGACGCGGCGGTCACCGTGACGGTCCTCGGCGTCGCGCTCGGCACGATCCTGCGCTCCGCCGGAGACGTCGTGCTCGTCGTCGCCGGCACGGTCCTCCTCGGCGTCTTCATCACCATCGGCAACGTCGTCGTCCCCGTCGTCATCCGCCGCGACGTCGCCCCCGAGCGCGTCGACCTCACCACCGGCGTCTACACCGCGGCCCTCAACATCGGCTCGACCATCACCTCCCTCGGCACCGCGCCGCTCGCCCTCGTCCTCGGCTGGCGCGGCGCCCTGCTCGCCTGGCTGGTGCTCAACGTCCTCGCGCTCGCCGGCTGGCTGCTCGCCCGCGGGCCGGCGCAGGCGCTCCGCCCGGCACCCCGGCCGCCCGCCGTGCGCGGCCCGCAGGAGCCGGCGCCGCGGATCTGGCGCAGCCTCACCGTGCTCGCCCTCGCCGTCTGCTTCGCCAGCCAGGCCTTCTCCTACTACGGCGTCACCGCCTGGCTGCCCAGCTTCCTGGTCGACCGCAACGGCTTCTCGATCGAGGCGGCCGGAGCGAGCTCCTCCGTCTTCCAGATCGCCGCGATCATCGGCGCGATCGGGGTGCCCCTGGTGGTCCGCCGCCTCCGGCCGCTCGGCAGCCTCGCGCTGGTCGGGCTGCTCTGGTGCACCGTCCCGATCGGCCTGCTGCTCGCACCGTCGCTCTGGGCGCTCTGGTGCCTGCTCGGCGGCGCGGCGCAGGGCGGAGGCATCACCGTCGTCTTCGTGCTGCTGGTGCGGCTCTCCCGCTCCGACCGGCACGCCTCCCGCCTCTCCGCCACCGTGCAGGGCCTGGGCTACGCCGTCGCCGCCACCGCCCCGACCGTGCTCGGCCTCGCCCACGACGCCACCGGCGACTGGAGCGCCCCGCTGCTCATCGTGCTGGCCGCCACGTGCTCCTTCCTCGCCTTCGGAGTCCTCGCGGCGAGCCGGCAGGGCCGCTCGGCCTGA
- a CDS encoding DUF4190 domain-containing protein: MPDDSAPLPAPGWYPHPADLGAELYWDGAAWTDRSRPAVPPAPAAPTAPAYGTPPPGAPVQPAAPAYGAAPAYGPAPGYGATPGAAPARRNSLALASLILGIASILINPLLVPSILAIVFGVRGRAASAQLGGRGFATAGLITGIVGIGFGVLSFLARAAGLTN; encoded by the coding sequence ATGCCCGACGACTCCGCCCCGCTGCCCGCGCCCGGCTGGTACCCGCACCCCGCCGACCTCGGCGCCGAGCTCTACTGGGACGGAGCGGCGTGGACCGATCGCTCCCGCCCCGCCGTGCCACCGGCCCCCGCCGCCCCGACCGCCCCCGCGTACGGCACGCCGCCGCCCGGAGCGCCGGTGCAGCCCGCCGCACCCGCCTACGGCGCCGCGCCCGCGTACGGCCCCGCTCCCGGCTACGGCGCGACCCCCGGAGCCGCCCCCGCGCGCCGCAACTCGCTCGCCCTCGCGAGCCTGATCCTCGGCATCGCCAGCATCCTGATCAACCCGCTGCTCGTCCCCTCCATCCTCGCGATCGTCTTCGGCGTCCGCGGCCGCGCCGCCTCCGCCCAGCTCGGCGGACGCGGCTTCGCGACCGCGGGCCTCATCACCGGCATCGTCGGCATCGGCTTCGGCGTGCTCTCGTTCCTGGCGCGCGCCGCCGGGCTCACGAACTGA